The genomic segment TTCATTAATAAATACTCTATATAAAACAGAAATGTCAAAAGATTTAAACAGGATTTGAATAATTCTTTTAATTACCCGGGTTCATCATGGATTTTTCTGGTTAAATTCAAATTTGATGTGTCTCCAATTCCAATGCCTTGTTTTTTTTCTTGCAAAAGTAATAATTCTATTATATAAAAGTTTGTTTTAGTATGAAGCAAATAACCATCGGTTATATACATATAGTTTTAATCTGGTGGAAAGAAAGGGGCGAGATTATTTGAAAGCTATTGAAGTTAGAGTTATTGATAACGACCTTGAAAAAGCCATGCGTATCTTGAAAAAGAAAATTCAAAATGACGGGCTTTTTAAAAGGCTCAAGTTAAAAAAAAGCTATGAAAAACCGAGCGAGCACAGGCGACGCAAACAGCGTGAAGCCCTCAGACGTCAAAGGATTGCAGCATCCAGACGCCGTTACAGCCGTTAATGCTTCTCAAGTAAGACTGATCTTTTCCGGCAGAATACAAAAATGTGTTCTGCCGGTTTTTTTATGAATTCGTTTTTTTGCAAATTCGGGTTTAATAACCATGACATCAAAAAAATATTACAAAGAATGTCTTGAGACCATGTTTGGTCTTCACAGGTTTGGAATAAAGCTGGGACTTGAAACCATTGGAAACATTCTTTCTTCTATTGGCAATCCCCACAAAAAATTAAAAACAATCCATATTGCAGGCACAAACGGAAAAGGCTCTGTTGCATCGGCTCTTTCAACAATTCTCAGTCTGGCAGGATATAAAACAGGTCTTTACACATCTCCCCATCTTGTACATTTTAATGAAAGAATCTGCATAAACAATATCCCTGTATCAGATGATGATATTGTTGAAGCTTATGATGCTGTAAAAAACGTTCCTGATGGTGAACGGGAACCAACTTTTTTTGAGGCTGCCACAGCTATGGCATTTTACACATTTGCCAAACATAATGTTCAATGGGCTGTTATTGAAACTGGAATGGGAGGCCGTCTGGATGCAACCAATATTATATCTCCCAATCTTTCAATTATAACCAATATATCTCTTGAACATCAGGAATATCTTGGAGATACCATTGCCATGATTGCCAGGGAAAAAGGCGGCATTATAAAGCAGGGCATTCCAGTAATTACCGGTGACAAACAAGAGGATGTAATTTCAATACTTAAGGATATTGCAGGCAGGCTTAATGCTCCTTTTTACAGTATTGGCAATGATTTTAACATAGATGATAAGTTTACATATTCAGGCATCAATAATACCTGGGACAATATAAAAACAGGCCTGGCTGGAAAACATCAAATAGAAAATGCAGCTCTTGTCCTGGCAGCCTGTGAGGTCTTAAACCTGAAAGATACAGCCATTGATCATGAAAAAATAAGACAGGGGCTGATTGATAACCATTGGCCTGGTCGTCTTGAAATTGTTTCAAGGTCTCCTCTGGTAATTATAGACGGCGCTCACAACCTGGCAGCAGCAAAAAAGCTGGGAATTTATTTATCAGAAGAACTTCAAAATTTTGAAATTACACTTATTATAGGCATACTTGCTGACAAACCTTATAAGGATATTTTACAATATCTTCTCCCTGCATGTAAAAAGGTAATCCTGACCCAGCCAAAAACAGGGCGCGCTATTCCGGTTGAAACCCTTTATCCTGCTGCAAAAGCAATTATTGATAATATTGATATTATTCCAGATGTTGATAAAGCTGTTATCCATGCTGTTATCCATGCATCACCCAAAGAAGCCATCTGTATTGCAGGTTCTCTTTATGTAGCAGGAGAAGCTAAAGAAATCATTGAAAAAAAGAGGGAACTT from the Desulfonema limicola genome contains:
- the rpsU gene encoding 30S ribosomal protein S21; protein product: MKAIEVRVIDNDLEKAMRILKKKIQNDGLFKRLKLKKSYEKPSEHRRRKQREALRRQRIAASRRRYSR
- a CDS encoding bifunctional folylpolyglutamate synthase/dihydrofolate synthase, with product MTSKKYYKECLETMFGLHRFGIKLGLETIGNILSSIGNPHKKLKTIHIAGTNGKGSVASALSTILSLAGYKTGLYTSPHLVHFNERICINNIPVSDDDIVEAYDAVKNVPDGEREPTFFEAATAMAFYTFAKHNVQWAVIETGMGGRLDATNIISPNLSIITNISLEHQEYLGDTIAMIAREKGGIIKQGIPVITGDKQEDVISILKDIAGRLNAPFYSIGNDFNIDDKFTYSGINNTWDNIKTGLAGKHQIENAALVLAACEVLNLKDTAIDHEKIRQGLIDNHWPGRLEIVSRSPLVIIDGAHNLAAAKKLGIYLSEELQNFEITLIIGILADKPYKDILQYLLPACKKVILTQPKTGRAIPVETLYPAAKAIIDNIDIIPDVDKAVIHAVIHASPKEAICIAGSLYVAGEAKEIIEKKRELFN